The Blautia hydrogenotrophica DSM 10507 genome window below encodes:
- the acsB gene encoding acetyl-CoA decarbonylase/synthase complex subunit alpha/beta has product MLINRIFNGNDVVFGLTENAVNGAVEQHGADKAVGFPHTAYCLPCYYAVTGVKIKTLGELQEALKVVKSLMTREHELEDALMSGVATALCAEFIEALKYLDGAQPYEEPCYGHLADSIIREMGVPLVTGDIPGVAVILGAAPTAQEGVELIKSYQKQGILVTLVGGIIDQARDLGLKMGYNVRIVPLGYDVTSVIHVVSVALRAALIFGNVQPGDAGALIEYTSQRVPAFVNAFKPVDDVILAAGAGAIKLGFPVISNEDENIVEVPGALIAESEVSSFNKVSLEARNIKIKITQIDIPVAFASAFEGEIIRRGDMQVEFDGSRVDCCELVQTKEMDEIEDHKIELIGPDVDAFEVGSKHSLAYVVEVAGRKMQSDFESVIERKFHNYINCIEGVYHTGQRDMFRIRISKEAYEAGFRAKHIGEVLYAQVMNEFEAVVDKCQVKIYTDPAECTRIRHEVAVPTFNKRDARLDSLTDESVDVYYSCILCQAFSPSHVCVVTPERLGLCGAVSWLDAKATNELDPNGPCQVITKERPIDENLGAYEDVNEAVQKYSQGALEKVTLYSIMQDPMTSCGCFECICGIEPFSNGVVIANREYAGMTPLGMTFPEMASMTGGGVQTPGFMGHGKHFIASKKFMKAEGGIERIVWMPKELKETVADRLNKTAKELYGIDNFTDIVGDETVATDPETLVAFLTEHNHPALSMEPMM; this is encoded by the coding sequence GGGATTTCCGCATACGGCTTATTGTCTGCCTTGTTATTATGCAGTTACAGGCGTGAAAATTAAAACGCTTGGAGAGCTGCAAGAAGCTCTGAAAGTTGTCAAATCTCTGATGACCAGAGAACATGAGCTGGAAGACGCATTGATGTCGGGTGTTGCAACGGCTCTGTGTGCGGAGTTTATTGAGGCATTGAAATACCTGGATGGCGCGCAGCCATATGAAGAACCCTGCTATGGCCATTTGGCGGATTCTATTATCCGTGAGATGGGTGTTCCGTTGGTAACCGGGGACATTCCGGGAGTGGCGGTAATCTTAGGAGCAGCTCCGACAGCCCAGGAAGGTGTGGAGCTGATTAAGAGCTATCAGAAACAGGGCATTTTAGTTACTTTGGTCGGAGGAATTATAGATCAAGCCAGGGATCTTGGGTTAAAGATGGGATACAATGTTAGAATTGTGCCTTTGGGGTATGATGTGACATCTGTGATCCACGTAGTATCTGTAGCGCTGCGTGCGGCTTTAATATTCGGCAATGTGCAGCCTGGGGATGCAGGGGCGCTGATTGAGTATACCTCGCAGAGAGTACCAGCATTTGTCAATGCTTTTAAGCCTGTTGATGATGTGATTCTGGCTGCAGGGGCAGGAGCGATCAAATTGGGATTCCCTGTGATATCCAATGAAGATGAAAATATCGTGGAAGTGCCGGGAGCGTTGATTGCGGAATCAGAGGTTTCGAGTTTTAACAAGGTATCCTTAGAAGCTAGAAATATCAAGATTAAGATTACACAGATTGATATTCCGGTGGCATTTGCTTCTGCGTTTGAAGGCGAGATTATTCGTCGCGGAGATATGCAGGTAGAATTTGACGGCTCCCGTGTAGACTGCTGCGAGTTGGTTCAGACAAAAGAGATGGATGAGATTGAAGACCACAAAATCGAGCTCATCGGTCCAGATGTGGATGCATTTGAAGTGGGCAGCAAACATAGTCTGGCCTATGTAGTGGAAGTAGCAGGAAGAAAGATGCAGTCAGATTTTGAATCTGTCATTGAGAGAAAATTCCACAATTATATTAATTGTATCGAAGGTGTTTATCATACCGGACAAAGAGATATGTTCCGGATTCGAATCAGTAAGGAAGCTTATGAGGCAGGATTCCGTGCAAAACATATCGGAGAGGTACTTTACGCACAGGTGATGAATGAATTTGAAGCTGTCGTGGATAAGTGCCAGGTGAAAATTTATACAGATCCGGCTGAGTGTACCCGCATTCGTCATGAGGTGGCCGTGCCCACTTTCAATAAGAGAGATGCCAGACTGGACTCTCTGACGGATGAATCCGTGGATGTGTACTATAGCTGTATTTTGTGTCAGGCATTTTCTCCTTCTCATGTCTGCGTAGTGACACCGGAGAGACTAGGGCTGTGCGGCGCGGTATCATGGCTGGACGCGAAGGCGACGAACGAACTGGACCCCAACGGTCCATGCCAGGTTATCACGAAAGAACGTCCGATTGATGAGAATCTGGGTGCGTATGAGGATGTCAATGAGGCAGTTCAGAAATATTCTCAAGGCGCACTAGAGAAGGTTACTTTATACTCCATTATGCAGGATCCTATGACTTCCTGCGGATGCTTTGAGTGTATCTGTGGTATTGAGCCATTTTCCAACGGTGTGGTGATTGCCAATAGAGAGTATGCGGGGATGACACCTCTGGGAATGACTTTCCCGGAAATGGCTTCCATGACCGGTGGCGGAGTCCAGACTCCAGGTTTTATGGGACATGGAAAACATTTTATTGCCTCAAAGAAATTTATGAAAGCGGAAGGCGGTATTGAGAGAATTGTGTGGATGCCCAAAGAGTTGAAAGAGACGGTTGCGGACCGCTTGAATAAGACAGCGAAAGAGCTCTATGGCATTGACAATTTCACCGATATAGTAGGGG